In Patescibacteria group bacterium, a single window of DNA contains:
- a CDS encoding oligosaccharide flippase family protein, whose product MREKILAITRSATFRHTGIVTTATVINGILGFVFFWWVARVFDAKTLGEFSVAVTASGLVTDIAVVGTETGTVNFVGKYIKKEKEKALRFLKLAFETKIVVCVLVVVIGWFLVPFFAIYFFKNSSLILPLRLSLFISVGLLLFGFATSSLQAIQKFNIWGLVNISSNFTRLVFMAILLATGSFALQSGLIIQTVAPIIFFISSLLFLPRFLGVKNENKVLQEFFHYNKWVALFTILAAVASRLDIFFVTRILGLTAVGIYSVAVTLSSIIPQLVGAIGTVVAPKLAGQNNKTQAIEYLKKLQVFVGVLSLLGIVSGIFVGYFFIRHFYKPEYFASFVPFIVLLVAQVVFLFSIPVHMTTIYYFSYPKLFVTISLVNVIVVTIFCLVLIPIFGIAGAALAILFGSISNFIIPAFWVFGKFKND is encoded by the coding sequence ATGAGAGAAAAAATACTCGCGATAACTAGATCGGCAACTTTTCGTCATACAGGAATTGTTACGACAGCAACTGTAATAAATGGAATTTTGGGTTTTGTATTTTTTTGGTGGGTAGCTCGCGTTTTTGACGCGAAAACATTGGGTGAATTTAGCGTTGCTGTAACTGCTTCTGGACTTGTTACTGATATTGCAGTAGTGGGTACGGAAACTGGAACTGTAAATTTTGTAGGAAAATATATAAAAAAAGAAAAGGAAAAGGCTTTAAGATTTTTAAAGTTGGCGTTTGAGACAAAAATTGTTGTTTGTGTATTAGTAGTTGTTATTGGCTGGTTCTTGGTTCCTTTTTTTGCAATTTATTTTTTTAAAAACAGTTCGTTAATTTTACCTCTTAGACTGTCACTTTTTATTTCAGTAGGACTTTTATTATTCGGGTTTGCAACTAGCAGTTTGCAGGCGATTCAGAAATTTAATATCTGGGGTTTAGTTAACATCTCCTCTAATTTTACAAGACTCGTTTTTATGGCTATATTGTTAGCTACCGGTAGCTTTGCATTACAGTCGGGTTTAATTATTCAAACAGTTGCTCCGATAATATTTTTTATATCTTCGCTTTTGTTTTTGCCCAGGTTTTTGGGAGTTAAAAATGAAAATAAAGTTTTGCAAGAATTTTTCCATTATAATAAATGGGTTGCGTTATTTACTATTCTTGCTGCGGTAGCAAGTAGACTAGATATTTTTTTTGTTACTAGAATTTTAGGGCTTACTGCTGTTGGTATTTATTCAGTTGCAGTCACTTTATCTAGTATTATTCCTCAGCTTGTGGGTGCAATAGGAACAGTTGTTGCTCCAAAACTTGCAGGGCAAAACAATAAAACACAAGCGATTGAATATCTTAAAAAATTGCAGGTTTTTGTTGGTGTACTTTCTTTGTTGGGAATAGTTTCAGGGATTTTTGTTGGATATTTTTTTATAAGACATTTCTATAAACCAGAATATTTTGCAAGTTTTGTTCCCTTTATAGTTTTACTTGTTGCTCAAGTAGTTTTCCTTTTTTCTATTCCAGTGCACATGACCACAATTTATTATTTTTCATATCCAAAACTTTTTGTAACAATAAGTCTTGTGAATGTAATTGTTGTTACCATTTTTTGTTTAGTTTTAATACCAATTTTTGGTATAGCTGGAGCAGCGTTAGCTATCTTATTTGGGAGTATTTCCAATTTTATTATTCCTGCATTTTGGGTTTTTGGAAAATTTAAAAATGATTAG
- a CDS encoding glycosyltransferase yields the protein MISINTLVKNEENFLWYSVGSVVNYVDEILLWDTGSTDQTLKIIEEIIKRYPHKIHFKQIGRVDPEEYSGVRQQMLDNSIGDWVFILDGDEVWWDENIKKISSFINSNKVYESVVVKTYNLIGDMFHFQEENAGMYRFGKRRGHFALRFMNKNIPGLHVGDVYGKEGFFDGDGLPIQNRDESKIMFFDLAYVHATHLTRSTKDFEVMQRDKKKKYERGIEFAGDFYFPEVFFREKPEIVPNNWENTQLGFKVKAYLQTPLKKIKRRI from the coding sequence ATGATTAGTATAAATACATTGGTTAAAAATGAAGAAAATTTTTTATGGTATAGTGTTGGTTCTGTTGTAAATTACGTTGATGAAATTTTGCTTTGGGACACAGGGAGTACCGATCAAACGCTAAAAATTATTGAGGAAATTATAAAAAGATATCCTCATAAAATTCATTTTAAGCAGATTGGTAGAGTGGACCCGGAAGAATATAGTGGTGTGCGTCAACAAATGCTAGACAACAGTATTGGAGATTGGGTTTTTATATTAGATGGGGATGAGGTTTGGTGGGATGAGAATATTAAAAAGATAAGCAGTTTTATTAATAGTAATAAAGTTTATGAGTCTGTGGTTGTAAAAACTTACAATTTGATTGGTGACATGTTTCATTTTCAGGAAGAGAATGCTGGAATGTATCGGTTTGGAAAAAGACGAGGGCATTTTGCACTTCGATTTATGAATAAAAATATTCCAGGACTGCACGTTGGAGATGTTTATGGTAAAGAAGGCTTTTTTGATGGTGATGGTTTACCGATACAAAATCGTGATGAGTCTAAAATAATGTTTTTTGATTTAGCGTACGTTCACGCTACACATCTTACAAGATCAACTAAAGATTTTGAAGTAATGCAGCGAGATAAAAAAAAGAAATATGAAAGAGGAATAGAATTTGCGGGGGATTTTTATTTTCCAGAGGTTTTTTTTAGAGAAAAACCTGAAATAGTTCCAAATAATTGGGAAAATACTCAATTGGGTTTCAAAGTAAAAGCGTATCTACAGACACCGCTTAAAAAAATTAAAAGACGAATATGA
- a CDS encoding class I SAM-dependent methyltransferase, giving the protein MSNYKKYHRDKTYEENESHFKNIFKTRFEIAKKYIKNGKVLDIGASTGAMLDLFREDGFETWGVEPSESNKIAKKKGHKIINEYFEKTNLPKNYFDLVIMNHTLEHVKDAEKVVAKIYKILKPRGILLVDVPNAGGIASKILQDKWPYKLPKEHVSQFTKRSLQKLFKKNNFEVIHFESRSGIFEFSDPFKEIWEALTQKKRRFFTDIINIPYDIFVTFFDEGDSMTVVGRKN; this is encoded by the coding sequence ATGAGTAATTACAAAAAATATCATCGCGATAAGACTTATGAAGAAAATGAAAGTCATTTTAAAAATATTTTCAAAACAAGGTTTGAGATAGCTAAAAAATATATAAAGAATGGAAAGGTTCTTGATATTGGTGCATCAACTGGAGCAATGCTTGATCTCTTTAGAGAAGATGGATTTGAAACTTGGGGAGTAGAACCATCTGAAAGCAATAAAATTGCAAAGAAAAAGGGACATAAAATAATAAATGAATATTTTGAAAAAACAAATTTGCCTAAAAATTATTTTGATTTAGTGATTATGAATCATACCTTAGAACATGTTAAAGATGCTGAAAAAGTAGTGGCGAAGATTTATAAGATTTTAAAACCTCGAGGGATTTTGTTGGTTGATGTTCCTAATGCGGGAGGGATTGCCTCAAAAATATTGCAAGATAAATGGCCATATAAACTACCAAAAGAGCATGTTAGCCAGTTTACAAAGAGGAGTTTACAAAAGCTATTTAAAAAAAATAATTTTGAAGTTATTCATTTTGAAAGCAGATCGGGAATTTTCGAGTTTAGTGATCCTTTTAAAGAAATTTGGGAAGCATTGACACAAAAAAAAAGAAGATTTTTTACAGATATCATAAATATCCCCTACGATATCTTCGTAACTTTTTTTGATGAGGGCGATAGTATGACAGTGGTGGGAAGGAAAAATTAA